In Geobacillus kaustophilus, a genomic segment contains:
- a CDS encoding Bax inhibitor-1/YccA family protein, giving the protein MNHSTVYRPHSPVAKLAVSFLAALAVATAGLYAGQWVPVGMYLPLYALELILLLVMIFARSKKAVGYPLMFAFMFVSGATLYPLIGYYISVIGASAVFKAFALAVVSFSGVAIYAARTKEDFSFLGGFLMLGAFALLGLLIIQWFIPFSSVGQMGIAALGILIFLGFTIYDINRLARYGFTEADIPMIVVNIYLDFINLFVYILRFFASDED; this is encoded by the coding sequence ATGAACCATTCGACCGTTTATCGTCCGCATAGCCCAGTGGCAAAATTGGCGGTTTCCTTTTTAGCGGCGCTGGCCGTCGCGACGGCGGGGCTGTATGCCGGGCAATGGGTGCCGGTGGGGATGTATTTGCCGCTTTATGCTCTTGAACTGATTTTGCTTCTTGTTATGATTTTCGCCCGCAGCAAAAAAGCGGTCGGCTATCCGCTCATGTTTGCGTTTATGTTCGTGTCGGGCGCGACGCTCTATCCGTTGATCGGCTATTACATTTCCGTCATCGGCGCCTCGGCGGTGTTCAAAGCGTTCGCATTGGCGGTCGTGTCGTTTTCCGGCGTCGCCATTTATGCGGCGAGAACGAAGGAAGATTTTTCGTTCCTCGGTGGCTTTCTCATGCTCGGGGCGTTTGCCTTGCTCGGCTTGCTCATCATTCAATGGTTTATCCCGTTTTCAAGCGTCGGGCAAATGGGGATTGCCGCGTTAGGGATTTTGATTTTCCTCGGTTTTACGATTTACGATATTAACCGCTTGGCCCGCTATGGCTTTACGGAAGCGGATATTCCGATGATTGTCGTCAATATTTATCTTGATTTCATTAACTTGTTTGTTTATATTTTGCGCTTTTTCGCCAGCGATGAGGACTGA
- the hyi gene encoding hydroxypyruvate isomerase: MKFAVNVSTIFTEAPFLARFAKARQHGFSLVECQFPYAAAPEAIVGELEECGLSLVSINLPAGDWEKGERGLAIFPNRHDEFRRALEEGVRYALALGAPHLHCMAGVLPRDLPRERAKETYMRRIDEAAATLAVHGLTLTIEPINPFDMPGYFLTDIDEAAAIVRDLGRTNVKLQYDVYHMARLGRDVTATFAAYAPLIAHVQFADAPGRHEPGTGGLPYREIFAFLQECGYNGAIGLEYIPSGESSESFSWYDEYRSGTKGGDR; the protein is encoded by the coding sequence ATGAAATTTGCCGTCAATGTATCGACGATTTTCACGGAAGCGCCGTTTCTCGCCCGGTTTGCCAAGGCGAGGCAGCACGGGTTTTCGCTCGTCGAGTGCCAGTTTCCGTACGCGGCGGCGCCTGAGGCGATCGTCGGTGAACTTGAAGAATGCGGGCTGTCCCTTGTTTCGATCAACTTGCCGGCCGGCGATTGGGAGAAGGGGGAGCGCGGGCTCGCCATCTTTCCTAACCGTCATGATGAATTTCGGCGTGCACTAGAGGAAGGAGTGCGTTATGCGCTCGCGCTCGGTGCACCGCATCTTCATTGCATGGCCGGAGTGTTGCCAAGGGACTTGCCGCGCGAGCGGGCGAAGGAGACGTATATGCGCCGCATTGACGAAGCGGCGGCAACGCTTGCTGTTCATGGCTTGACGCTGACGATTGAACCAATCAATCCGTTCGATATGCCCGGCTACTTTTTAACCGATATTGACGAAGCGGCGGCGATTGTCCGCGATCTCGGCAGGACGAATGTGAAATTGCAATATGACGTTTATCATATGGCTCGGCTTGGGCGCGATGTGACGGCGACGTTTGCCGCCTACGCCCCGCTCATCGCGCATGTGCAATTCGCTGACGCCCCCGGGCGGCATGAGCCGGGGACGGGAGGGCTTCCGTATCGCGAGATTTTCGCATTTTTGCAAGAGTGCGGCTACAATGGAGCGATTGGCCTTGAGTACATTCCGTCAGGGGAAAGCAGCGAAAGCTTTTCTTGGTATGATGAATATCGGAGCGGCACGAAAGGAGGTGACCGATGA
- a CDS encoding (Fe-S)-binding protein produces the protein MMSTMTNERADSPACATVSLGNYRFPDLPDPSKWADCVHCGMCLESCPTYEQTGEEQHSPRGRVHLMKSVGEGKLELTPDLLDPIFTCLDCRACTTACPADVDVGGLIEQVRGQLRQAVPLAGWKALVSGVFLKGIFPHPSRLDWLGRLLKLYQKSGLQTVARKAGLLRVMPDHLAEMEAILPAVGTPVRRKYKHQPLIKAKGETKRTVAILTGCVMDVMFSDINEATIRVLTHNGNDVVIVPSQTCCGALHVHAGDRETGRKLAKQNIEAFQDVDYIIVNAAGCGCMLKEYPELFRNDPEWHEKAERFAAKVEDVSKFLHDTGFKPPKAELNVRLTYHDACHLAHGQGIRKEPRALIESIPGVEMVAMPNADRCCGSAGIYNITHPEMAEAVLESKMQNVPQEVELISMGNPGCMLQMALGVMKHGRNQKIVHTVQLLDWAYQKEEGKDVRI, from the coding sequence ATGATGAGCACGATGACGAATGAACGGGCGGACAGCCCGGCGTGTGCGACCGTAAGTCTTGGCAACTATCGTTTTCCCGATTTGCCTGACCCGAGCAAGTGGGCGGATTGCGTCCATTGCGGCATGTGTTTGGAATCATGCCCGACGTACGAACAGACGGGTGAAGAACAGCACTCCCCGCGCGGCCGCGTTCATCTCATGAAGTCAGTCGGCGAGGGGAAGCTTGAGTTGACGCCCGATTTGCTCGATCCGATTTTTACATGCTTGGATTGCCGCGCCTGCACGACGGCTTGCCCGGCCGATGTCGATGTCGGTGGGCTCATTGAACAAGTGCGCGGCCAGCTTCGCCAGGCGGTGCCGCTTGCCGGTTGGAAAGCGCTTGTCAGCGGCGTTTTCTTAAAAGGCATTTTTCCGCATCCGTCGCGCCTCGATTGGCTCGGCCGCCTGCTGAAACTGTACCAAAAAAGCGGCTTGCAGACGGTGGCGCGCAAAGCCGGACTGTTGCGTGTCATGCCCGATCACTTGGCTGAGATGGAGGCGATTTTGCCAGCGGTCGGTACGCCGGTGCGGAGAAAGTATAAACATCAGCCGCTCATTAAGGCGAAGGGGGAAACGAAACGGACAGTCGCCATTTTGACCGGCTGCGTCATGGACGTGATGTTTTCCGACATTAACGAAGCGACGATCCGCGTATTGACCCATAACGGCAACGATGTCGTCATCGTTCCGAGCCAAACGTGCTGCGGCGCGCTTCACGTTCACGCCGGCGACCGCGAAACGGGCCGGAAGCTCGCCAAGCAGAATATCGAAGCGTTTCAAGATGTTGACTATATCATCGTCAATGCTGCCGGCTGCGGCTGCATGTTGAAAGAATATCCGGAACTGTTCCGCAACGATCCGGAATGGCATGAAAAAGCGGAGCGATTTGCCGCGAAGGTCGAGGATGTGTCGAAATTTTTGCATGACACCGGCTTCAAACCGCCGAAAGCGGAATTGAACGTGCGCCTCACCTACCATGATGCGTGCCATTTGGCCCACGGCCAAGGCATCCGCAAAGAACCGCGCGCTTTGATCGAAAGCATTCCGGGGGTGGAAATGGTCGCCATGCCAAACGCAGACCGTTGCTGCGGCAGCGCGGGGATTTACAATATCACTCATCCGGAAATGGCCGAGGCCGTTTTAGAAAGCAAAATGCAAAACGTGCCGCAAGAGGTGGAGCTCATTTCGATGGGCAATCCGGGCTGCATGCTGCAAATGGCGCTTGGCGTCATGAAACATGGACGAAACCAGAAAATCGTCCATACGGTGCAGCTGTTGGATTGGGCGTACCAAAAAGAAGAAGGGAAGGACGTGCGCATATGA
- a CDS encoding NAD(P)-dependent oxidoreductase codes for MTRIGFIGLGVMGSRMASRLLEAGFNVTVYNRTPEKAAPLLELGARQAETVAALAGESDVICTCLSMPDDVIDVYTGEGGVLSTARPGTICLDFTTVGPKTSRFVARRADEHGVAYLDAPVSGGPEGAEQGALTIMVGGAKEAWERVRPLLSVLGKTVEYLGESGAGSAAKVINQYLVAVHSVAAAEAMVAGTAYGLHAGKLYRLLKESYGDSRMLRRHMEQFVLPRQFAPGGAVKYVHKDVRLANELMDGVGLGRCLGAQAEEAFAEAIAAGLADLDMSAVIQPLERRVGVVVKETEWTK; via the coding sequence ATGACCCGAATCGGCTTTATTGGGTTGGGTGTAATGGGCTCGCGCATGGCCAGCCGGTTGCTTGAAGCGGGATTCAACGTCACGGTGTACAACCGCACGCCGGAAAAAGCAGCGCCGCTTCTCGAACTCGGCGCTCGGCAGGCGGAGACAGTTGCGGCGCTGGCCGGCGAATCTGACGTCATTTGCACCTGTTTATCAATGCCGGATGATGTGATCGACGTATATACGGGAGAAGGAGGCGTCCTTAGCACGGCCCGTCCGGGGACGATTTGCCTTGATTTTACGACCGTCGGTCCGAAAACAAGCCGGTTTGTCGCTCGGCGCGCCGACGAGCACGGCGTCGCCTATTTGGACGCGCCGGTGAGCGGCGGTCCGGAAGGGGCGGAGCAAGGGGCGCTGACGATCATGGTCGGCGGAGCGAAAGAAGCGTGGGAGCGGGTGCGTCCGCTGCTTAGCGTGTTAGGAAAAACGGTTGAGTATTTAGGGGAAAGCGGCGCGGGCAGTGCGGCAAAAGTAATTAACCAATATTTGGTCGCCGTTCATTCTGTCGCTGCAGCGGAAGCGATGGTCGCCGGCACTGCCTACGGGCTTCATGCCGGGAAGCTGTATCGGCTGTTAAAAGAAAGCTATGGAGACAGCCGGATGCTGCGCCGCCATATGGAGCAGTTCGTGTTGCCGCGTCAATTCGCACCCGGCGGAGCGGTCAAATACGTACATAAAGATGTGCGCTTGGCGAATGAGTTGATGGACGGAGTCGGGCTCGGCCGATGCCTTGGTGCCCAAGCGGAAGAAGCGTTCGCCGAAGCGATCGCCGCAGGCCTTGCCGATTTGGATATGTCAGCGGTGATCCAGCCGCTCGAGCGGCGGGTCGGAGTGGTGGTAAAAGAGACGGAATGGACAAAATAA
- a CDS encoding FAD-binding oxidoreductase, whose amino-acid sequence MLSLTWIEELQAFLHPEQIKRNESFHPLGNDGAVTVYPQTEEEIAAVLRYADRHGKKVVIAGRGTKRGFGGQREQADILLSLEHYAGIVEHAAADMTVTVKAGTVFGDLQRALAPYRQKVALDPFWPDEATIGGVIAANDSGPKRLGYGSARDSVIGLRIVYPNGTVIRSGGKVVKNVAGYDMNKLFIGAMGTLGVLSEITLKLRPLAKYESVVLLSFPSGDVHDIRSFAVSFLDTMMEPVCFELFNPTLAERLTGRPVYTLAIGFEDVENAVHYQEQWVERLRPKAAEMAVLAGEEAAAFWRTFNTVAPNGRLAQAENGIEAAVKIGVVNLDVLSILRESVLIADRCHVRIEAHGGLGHGLCQAYVHGSEEGVLAAMEELRQTAVRLGGYAIVKHLPFSLRQRIDVWGGKPSYFFLLEGIKRKIDPNKTINDQRFIGGI is encoded by the coding sequence ATGCTTTCATTGACATGGATTGAGGAGCTGCAGGCGTTTTTGCATCCAGAACAAATCAAACGGAATGAATCGTTCCACCCCCTCGGCAATGATGGGGCGGTGACCGTCTATCCGCAAACAGAGGAAGAAATCGCTGCGGTGCTCCGCTATGCCGACCGCCATGGCAAAAAAGTCGTCATCGCTGGACGCGGCACAAAACGGGGGTTTGGCGGGCAGCGGGAGCAGGCGGACATTTTGCTGTCGTTGGAACACTATGCCGGCATTGTCGAACATGCGGCCGCCGATATGACCGTTACCGTCAAAGCGGGGACGGTGTTCGGCGATTTGCAGCGCGCGCTTGCTCCGTATCGGCAAAAGGTCGCCTTGGACCCGTTTTGGCCGGACGAAGCGACGATCGGCGGGGTCATTGCGGCGAACGACAGCGGGCCGAAGCGGCTTGGCTACGGGTCGGCGCGCGATTCGGTCATCGGCTTGCGCATCGTCTATCCGAACGGGACCGTCATCCGCTCCGGCGGCAAAGTGGTGAAAAACGTCGCCGGCTACGATATGAACAAGCTGTTCATTGGAGCGATGGGGACGCTCGGCGTGCTGAGCGAGATTACGTTAAAACTCCGGCCGCTGGCGAAATATGAAAGCGTTGTGTTGTTGTCGTTTCCAAGCGGCGATGTTCATGACATCCGTTCGTTTGCTGTTTCGTTCCTTGACACGATGATGGAGCCGGTTTGTTTTGAACTGTTCAACCCGACGCTTGCTGAACGGCTGACGGGACGGCCGGTCTATACGCTTGCGATTGGGTTTGAAGATGTGGAAAACGCCGTCCATTACCAAGAGCAATGGGTCGAACGGCTGCGGCCGAAAGCGGCCGAGATGGCCGTCTTGGCTGGGGAAGAGGCGGCGGCGTTTTGGCGGACGTTTAATACGGTTGCGCCGAACGGGCGTCTGGCGCAGGCGGAAAACGGGATTGAAGCGGCAGTGAAAATCGGCGTCGTCAACCTGGATGTGCTCTCCATCTTGCGTGAAAGCGTTTTAATTGCTGACCGCTGCCATGTCCGCATCGAGGCGCACGGCGGGTTGGGCCACGGTCTTTGCCAGGCGTATGTGCACGGCAGCGAAGAGGGGGTGTTGGCCGCAATGGAGGAGCTGCGCCAAACGGCGGTTCGCTTGGGCGGCTACGCCATCGTGAAACATTTGCCGTTTTCGCTCCGCCAACGCATCGACGTCTGGGGCGGAAAGCCGTCGTACTTTTTCTTGCTCGAAGGCATTAAGCGGAAAATCGATCCGAACAAAACGATCAACGATCAACGCTTTATCGGGGGGATTTAA